One Armatimonadota bacterium DNA segment encodes these proteins:
- a CDS encoding FtsQ-type POTRA domain-containing protein: protein MRFGAALAAFAAFASVGTSSLLVVTRIQVEGTRVLSPATVEAAAGVRVGQRLAEVDPVRVTARLRLLPRIARASVEVAPTGRVVLRVVERTPRAAVPYREGYLLVDQEAVVVEHASDPGVLPVVTVDGAPPPWARGGDRIPLPGVAAAVRVVGLLPASETERGVRVRLTASGDVVVITADGLTVLLGPGAAADQRAAILPAALEAARRRGRSGTVVDLRFAGSVYLRAGGVPP from the coding sequence ATGCGATTTGGCGCGGCCCTGGCCGCGTTTGCCGCCTTCGCGTCGGTTGGCACGTCTTCCCTGCTGGTGGTCACCCGGATCCAGGTGGAAGGCACCCGAGTCCTGTCTCCGGCGACGGTGGAGGCGGCGGCGGGCGTGCGCGTGGGTCAGCGGCTGGCCGAGGTCGATCCGGTACGGGTTACTGCCCGCCTGCGGCTGCTGCCGCGGATCGCCCGGGCGTCGGTGGAGGTGGCGCCCACCGGGCGCGTGGTCCTGCGGGTGGTGGAGCGCACTCCCCGGGCCGCCGTCCCCTACCGGGAGGGATACCTGCTGGTGGACCAGGAGGCCGTGGTCGTGGAGCACGCGTCCGATCCCGGCGTGCTGCCGGTGGTGACCGTGGACGGGGCACCTCCGCCATGGGCGCGAGGCGGGGACCGGATTCCGCTGCCGGGCGTGGCGGCGGCGGTGCGGGTCGTCGGCCTCCTGCCCGCATCCGAGACGGAGCGCGGGGTGCGGGTGCGGCTCACCGCCAGCGGGGACGTGGTGGTGATCACCGCCGACGGCCTCACCGTGCTGCTGGGTCCCGGCGCCGCCGCGGACCAGCGGGCGGCCATCCTCCCGGCAGCGCTGGAGGCCGCCCGCCGGAGGGGAAGGTCCGGGACGGTGGTGGACCTGCGGTTTGCCGGCAGCGTCTACCTGCGTGCGGGAGGAGTCCCGCCGTGA